A single Arachidicoccus sp. BS20 DNA region contains:
- a CDS encoding glycosyltransferase codes for MNILFAGKFDPDYNRTKIIIDGLKYFPEINISFYNYSNRLRFNPFRFRKLSKEADVIFMPSFTHLDVPLIRLFTKKPIIFDPLISRYLSKVFDYKTISKNSPRALKNFLKDKLSMQAANIVLCDTEAHKNYYHSTIGIAEKKLHVLRVGVNTDEYFPKKNEQKSSESRFIVGFYGSFVPLQGAEKIVEAAKLLFEQKDIYFKLIGSGFEFERIKHLALNEYRLDNVEFTGWIKEDELANEIDNFDIALGIFGDSLKTDLVIPNKIYHYAAMQKAIVTKDTQGIREIFSDKKNIVLCEANRASIAENILALKTNATLKKSISENGYNLIAQEFNHKKIAEQFINLAKELLHQN; via the coding sequence ATGAATATTTTATTTGCAGGAAAATTTGACCCTGATTATAACCGCACAAAAATCATTATTGACGGACTGAAATATTTTCCTGAAATAAATATTTCGTTTTATAACTATTCAAATAGGTTACGCTTTAATCCTTTTCGTTTTAGAAAATTAAGCAAAGAGGCAGACGTTATTTTCATGCCTTCGTTTACGCATTTGGATGTTCCGTTGATTCGCTTGTTTACAAAAAAGCCAATCATCTTCGACCCTTTGATTTCACGGTATTTGAGCAAAGTTTTTGATTATAAAACCATTTCAAAAAATTCGCCGCGCGCGCTCAAAAATTTTCTTAAAGACAAACTTTCCATGCAAGCAGCAAACATTGTTTTGTGCGATACGGAAGCGCATAAAAATTATTATCATTCCACAATCGGCATTGCTGAAAAAAAACTACACGTGCTCCGCGTAGGTGTAAATACGGATGAATATTTTCCAAAAAAAAACGAACAAAAATCTTCCGAAAGTCGCTTTATTGTTGGCTTTTACGGCTCTTTTGTTCCGTTGCAGGGTGCTGAAAAAATTGTTGAAGCAGCAAAATTATTGTTCGAACAAAAAGATATTTATTTCAAATTAATCGGCAGCGGATTTGAATTTGAACGTATCAAACATCTCGCATTGAATGAATATCGACTTGACAATGTTGAGTTTACCGGTTGGATAAAAGAAGACGAACTGGCAAATGAAATCGACAACTTTGATATTGCTTTGGGCATCTTTGGCGATTCGCTGAAAACCGATTTGGTTATTCCGAATAAAATTTATCATTACGCTGCAATGCAAAAAGCAATCGTTACAAAAGACACGCAAGGCATTCGTGAAATATTTTCCGATAAAAAAAATATTGTTTTATGCGAAGCAAATAGAGCATCCATTGCTGAAAATATTCTTGCTTTAAAAACCAATGCCACTCTTAAAAAATCAATTTCTGAAAATGGATATAACCTCATTGCACAA
- a CDS encoding glycosyltransferase, which produces MSNQGTICFFNSANAWGGGEKWHYDAAMLMHKNGCRVLVITSPGSALQQRLPKGIECSEMEVGNLSYLNFSKIKKLKNIFLQHSVNIVVINLSEDLKLAGIAAKRAKVERIIYRRGSAIPLKNHFINRYYFKNILTNVLANSEATKQTVLQNNPNLFPSEKIKVIYNPIDTKEFIERNSSPVYEKEKDELVLANIGRLVKQKNQKFLIDIAGKLKEKNVPFRLYITGDGRLEEELKNYVQEKNVSQEVIFTGFLKNVKDVLMCCDIFLLSSLWEGFGYVLAEASLCKKAIVAFNTSSNPELVVNNETGFLTEVNNVEEFSDKIIELYNNQTLLKSLGDKGFEYILENFSVEKIEQQLLNYLSE; this is translated from the coding sequence ATGTCAAATCAAGGAACAATATGTTTTTTTAATTCTGCAAATGCCTGGGGCGGCGGCGAAAAATGGCATTATGATGCTGCTATGCTGATGCATAAAAACGGTTGCCGCGTTTTGGTAATTACAAGTCCCGGAAGCGCTTTGCAACAAAGGCTTCCGAAAGGAATTGAATGTAGTGAAATGGAAGTTGGAAATCTTTCTTATCTCAATTTTTCAAAAATAAAAAAACTCAAAAATATTTTTCTACAACATTCCGTAAACATAGTTGTCATCAACCTTTCAGAAGATTTGAAACTTGCAGGAATTGCTGCTAAGCGTGCGAAAGTTGAAAGAATTATTTACCGCAGAGGCAGCGCCATTCCTTTAAAAAATCATTTCATCAACCGCTATTATTTTAAAAATATTCTGACGAATGTTTTGGCAAATTCGGAAGCAACAAAACAAACTGTTCTACAAAATAATCCAAACCTTTTTCCTTCGGAAAAAATAAAAGTGATATACAACCCGATTGATACAAAAGAATTTATTGAAAGAAATTCTTCGCCGGTTTATGAAAAAGAAAAAGATGAATTGGTTCTGGCAAATATCGGAAGATTGGTAAAGCAAAAGAATCAAAAATTTTTAATTGACATTGCGGGAAAATTGAAAGAAAAAAATGTTCCATTTCGGCTGTACATCACTGGCGACGGACGTTTGGAAGAAGAACTGAAAAACTATGTGCAAGAAAAAAACGTTTCGCAGGAAGTTATCTTTACAGGCTTTTTAAAGAATGTAAAAGACGTGTTGATGTGTTGCGATATATTTTTGCTTTCCTCTTTGTGGGAAGGTTTCGGTTATGTTTTGGCGGAAGCTTCGCTTTGCAAAAAAGCAATCGTTGCATTTAATACAAGCAGCAATCCCGAATTGGTTGTAAACAACGAAACAGGTTTTTTAACCGAAGTAAATAATGTGGAAGAATTTAGTGATAAAATTATTGAGCTATACAACAACCAAACTTTGCTGAAATCCCTTGGCGACAAGGGTTTTGAATATATTTTGGAAAATTTTTCGGTTGAAAAAATCGAGCAACAATTATTGAATTATCTTTCCGAATAA
- a CDS encoding glycosyltransferase family 4 protein has product MNFSNYFCQNKNMRIGFDAKRIFHNASGLGNYSRDLIRILSEKYPENHYLLYNPKQGKINRITEEKNISIHYPETNFGKRFSSYWRRSAIVKQLKKDKLDLFHGLSNELPESIENTGIPSIVTIHDLIFLRYPEWYGKVETFIHTKKIKQAAHAANFVIAISEQTKNDLIEFLNIPGEKIKVIYQGCHQAFKKFYSGEEKIAVKNKFHLPEKFLLNVGTIEERKNLLTIAKSLKHHDLPLVVIGKETKYTEKVKQYLHENNLENRVQFLKNVSMQELAIIYQSSSVFLYPSVFEGFGIPIIEALYSKVPVITSKGSCFPEAGGNSSFYIDTFDEKMLAEKANLLMNNENLYQQTVENGYKYAQRFNDDVIAKQVMNLYQQTIKH; this is encoded by the coding sequence ATGAACTTTTCAAATTACTTTTGTCAAAACAAGAATATGCGCATTGGCTTTGACGCAAAAAGAATTTTTCACAACGCTTCGGGATTGGGCAATTACAGCCGCGATTTGATAAGGATTTTGAGCGAAAAGTATCCCGAAAATCATTATCTCTTATACAATCCAAAGCAAGGAAAAATCAATCGCATTACAGAAGAAAAAAATATCTCCATTCATTATCCCGAAACCAATTTTGGTAAACGCTTTTCGTCTTATTGGCGGCGCTCGGCAATCGTAAAACAATTGAAAAAAGACAAGCTCGATTTGTTTCACGGTTTGAGCAACGAATTGCCTGAAAGTATTGAAAATACAGGCATTCCAAGCATTGTAACCATCCACGATTTAATTTTTCTCCGCTATCCTGAATGGTACGGGAAAGTCGAAACTTTTATTCATACAAAAAAAATAAAACAAGCGGCGCACGCGGCAAATTTTGTGATCGCCATCAGCGAGCAAACGAAGAATGATTTGATTGAATTTTTAAATATTCCCGGAGAAAAAATTAAAGTAATTTATCAAGGCTGCCATCAGGCATTTAAAAAATTTTATTCCGGCGAAGAAAAAATTGCCGTGAAGAATAAATTCCATCTTCCCGAAAAATTTCTGCTGAACGTTGGTACGATTGAAGAAAGAAAAAATTTATTGACAATTGCAAAAAGTTTGAAACATCACGATTTGCCCTTAGTTGTTATCGGAAAAGAAACAAAATATACCGAAAAAGTAAAGCAATATTTGCATGAAAATAATTTGGAAAACCGTGTACAATTTTTAAAAAATGTTTCGATGCAAGAGCTTGCAATTATTTATCAATCATCGTCTGTATTCCTTTATCCATCTGTGTTTGAAGGATTTGGCATTCCGATTATTGAAGCATTGTACAGCAAAGTTCCTGTAATTACAAGCAAAGGAAGTTGCTTTCCCGAAGCAGGCGGAAATTCCAGTTTTTACATTGATACTTTTGATGAAAAAATGCTGGCTGAAAAAGCCAATCTTTTGATGAACAATGAAAATTTATATCAACAAACCGTTGAAAACGGTTATAAATACGCGCAGCGTTTTAACGACGATGTAATTGCAAAACAAGTAATGAATTTGTATCAGCAAACAATTAAACACTAA
- a CDS encoding glycosyl transferase family 90: MKIEPKRLSYKHKNSKILYYAQNYFRQIIPAGYYQPKLKAILDSFNLLDDDNKKKILARVNYYNKLEKTTNLSAAQKLSDLSLKAFTKDGHRSYYFDFYEYGRYFNQDLKGHFLFGDITKIPDEPAIVKSRPVAGFNENSILFKLNKMRHFMFVKNDKKQFAEKKSLLVWRGNVNLKQPHRIRFMERYFGHPMCNIGKVNDNQLNAEWKVGRMTIDEQLEYKFILSLEGNDVATNLKWIMSSNSLAVMPKPKFETWFMEGMLVPDKHYVLINDDFSDLEEKLNYYINHPIDAEEIIKNANNFIAQFKNKRMENLISLMVLDKYFSITN, encoded by the coding sequence ATGAAAATAGAACCCAAAAGATTATCATACAAGCATAAGAACAGCAAAATCTTGTACTACGCGCAAAATTATTTCAGACAAATAATTCCTGCGGGCTATTATCAACCGAAGTTGAAAGCAATATTAGACTCTTTTAATTTGCTCGATGATGATAATAAGAAGAAAATATTGGCAAGAGTAAATTATTATAACAAACTGGAGAAAACAACAAATTTATCAGCCGCCCAAAAGCTCTCGGATTTGTCGTTAAAAGCATTTACAAAAGATGGACACAGGAGTTATTATTTCGATTTTTACGAATATGGCAGGTATTTTAATCAAGATTTAAAAGGACATTTTTTATTCGGCGATATTACCAAAATTCCGGACGAGCCTGCGATTGTAAAAAGCAGACCTGTTGCGGGTTTCAACGAAAATTCAATTTTGTTTAAGTTGAACAAAATGCGGCATTTTATGTTTGTTAAAAACGATAAGAAACAGTTTGCTGAAAAGAAAAGTCTATTGGTTTGGCGTGGCAATGTGAACCTCAAACAACCGCACCGAATCCGTTTTATGGAAAGGTATTTCGGGCATCCGATGTGTAATATCGGAAAAGTAAATGATAACCAGTTGAACGCAGAATGGAAGGTCGGCAGAATGACGATTGATGAGCAACTTGAATACAAATTTATTCTGAGTCTGGAAGGAAACGATGTGGCTACAAATCTCAAATGGATAATGTCGTCCAACTCTTTAGCCGTGATGCCGAAGCCGAAATTTGAAACCTGGTTTATGGAAGGAATGCTCGTTCCGGATAAACATTATGTTTTAATCAACGATGATTTTTCCGATTTGGAAGAGAAGTTAAATTATTACATCAATCATCCAATAGACGCGGAAGAGATTATAAAAAACGCTAACAATTTTATTGCGCAGTTTAAAAATAAGCGGATGGAAAATTTGATTTCTCTGATGGTTTTAGATAAATATTTTAGTATAACAAATTAA
- the ftsY gene encoding signal recognition particle-docking protein FtsY, whose product MSFFGNLFGKKEKQALDQGLEKTKESFLSKISKAVAGKSTIDEEVLDNLEDALITADVGVDTTLEIVNKVQERVYKDKYLNTSELNLLLQDEIEDILVDSPNDIYKNFDLSHTKKPYILLVVGVNGVGKTTSIGKIASKYKAAGNEVILGAADTFRAAAVDQLTIWSERIGVPIVKQPMGSDPASVAFDTVQSALARKADIAIIDTAGRLHNKVHLMDELTKIKRVIQKVIPDAPHEIMLVLDGSTGQNALEQAKQFMQATNINSLTITKLDGTAKGGVVLAIAHQMKIPVKYIGVGEKVDDLLIFDKHEFVDSLFSLKK is encoded by the coding sequence ATGAGTTTTTTTGGAAATTTATTCGGCAAAAAAGAAAAGCAGGCTTTAGATCAAGGATTGGAGAAAACGAAGGAGAGTTTTCTCTCAAAAATTTCCAAAGCAGTTGCCGGAAAATCTACCATTGACGAAGAGGTGCTTGACAATCTTGAAGATGCATTGATTACTGCAGATGTGGGAGTCGATACAACTTTAGAAATTGTGAACAAAGTCCAGGAAAGAGTTTATAAAGATAAATATTTGAATACCAGTGAATTGAATTTATTACTTCAAGATGAAATAGAAGATATTCTTGTAGATTCTCCAAATGATATTTATAAAAACTTCGATTTATCACATACTAAAAAACCATATATATTATTAGTTGTAGGAGTGAACGGCGTAGGAAAAACGACCAGTATCGGAAAGATTGCATCAAAATATAAAGCCGCAGGCAATGAGGTAATTTTAGGTGCGGCAGATACCTTTCGTGCAGCCGCTGTTGACCAGTTGACTATCTGGAGCGAACGCATCGGTGTACCCATTGTAAAGCAACCGATGGGCAGCGACCCGGCATCAGTTGCATTCGACACCGTGCAAAGCGCCTTGGCGCGTAAAGCCGATATTGCAATTATTGACACAGCGGGACGTTTACACAATAAAGTTCATCTGATGGATGAATTGACCAAAATCAAGCGTGTAATCCAGAAAGTAATTCCCGATGCACCACACGAAATTATGTTGGTGCTCGATGGTTCCACTGGACAAAATGCCTTGGAACAAGCCAAACAATTTATGCAGGCAACAAATATAAATTCATTGACTATCACAAAATTAGATGGAACAGCAAAAGGCGGCGTAGTGTTGGCAATTGCACACCAAATGAAAATTCCGGTTAAATACATTGGCGTTGGCGAAAAAGTTGATGACCTGCTAATCTTTGATAAGCATGAATTTGTTGATAGTTTATTTAGTCTGAAAAAATAA
- the pyrE gene encoding orotate phosphoribosyltransferase: MSSSNEKVIAEKLLQAGAVKLNVENPFTWASGWKSPIYCDNRKLLSFPFIRDFVKSELCNVVFEKYPEAEAIAGVATAGIPWGALIADQLKLPFMYVRSKPKAHGMGNQIEGVYAAGQKVVMIEDLISTGLSSLEAVSALQTNNVEVISVISIFNYDFKKAVDAFANAGVPYYSLTNYPALISLAIEKSIVKPEEEATLLEWRTNPDIWRK; encoded by the coding sequence ATGTCATCATCTAACGAAAAAGTCATTGCCGAAAAGTTATTACAAGCCGGTGCCGTAAAATTGAATGTAGAGAATCCGTTTACGTGGGCGAGCGGTTGGAAAAGCCCTATTTATTGCGACAACCGCAAGCTGCTTTCATTTCCTTTTATCCGGGATTTCGTAAAAAGTGAGCTGTGTAACGTGGTCTTTGAAAAATATCCGGAAGCAGAAGCTATTGCAGGTGTGGCAACTGCAGGTATTCCCTGGGGGGCATTAATTGCCGACCAATTAAAATTGCCATTCATGTATGTTCGTTCAAAACCTAAGGCACACGGAATGGGTAACCAGATTGAAGGTGTTTACGCTGCCGGACAAAAAGTTGTGATGATAGAAGATTTAATTTCAACGGGGTTAAGCAGTTTGGAAGCAGTATCTGCATTACAAACTAATAATGTGGAAGTTATATCAGTTATTTCAATTTTTAATTACGATTTTAAAAAAGCTGTGGATGCATTTGCAAATGCCGGCGTTCCTTATTATTCTTTGACAAATTACCCGGCATTAATCAGTTTGGCAATTGAAAAATCAATTGTCAAACCCGAAGAAGAAGCAACCTTGCTTGAGTGGAGAACAAATCCTGACATTTGGAGAAAATGA
- a CDS encoding NUDIX hydrolase, producing the protein MEKSIIVAAGGLVFNGNNELLMIFRRGFWDLPKGKLDEGEAIESCALREVEEETGLTNIQLEELIGITYHDYFDKWTNRDVRKETHWFKMFVSGSPELTPQTEEDIEKAEWATTEEVAAHLQNSYPNIVEIVNKSDFVS; encoded by the coding sequence GTGGAAAAATCAATTATTGTAGCTGCGGGCGGCTTGGTGTTTAACGGAAATAATGAATTGCTGATGATTTTTCGTCGGGGTTTCTGGGATTTGCCTAAAGGGAAACTTGACGAAGGCGAGGCGATTGAATCATGTGCCTTGCGTGAAGTTGAAGAAGAAACCGGATTGACTAATATACAGTTAGAAGAATTGATTGGTATTACATACCACGATTATTTTGACAAGTGGACGAACAGAGATGTGCGGAAAGAGACGCATTGGTTTAAAATGTTCGTTTCAGGCTCGCCGGAACTCACTCCGCAGACAGAAGAAGATATTGAAAAAGCAGAATGGGCAACAACTGAAGAGGTTGCCGCCCATTTGCAAAACAGTTATCCGAATATTGTTGAGATTGTGAACAAATCGGATTTTGTAAGTTAG
- a CDS encoding YebC/PmpR family DNA-binding transcriptional regulator: MGRIFEVRKATMFARWDRMSKQFTRIGKEINIAVKAGGGNPDTNPALRRCIQNAKSVNMPKDRVEAAIKKALGKDTENYEEHLYEGYGPHGVAILVETATDNPTRTVANVRSHFNKGGGSLGTNGSVSFQFKKMGTFKLNPEGVNADELELELIDAGLEELGESVDDNENAILVLRCAFADFGSLQKALEDKNITPISAELEWIPTVTVPVTDEQAEEISKLIDRLEQDDDVNKVFHNMQ, translated from the coding sequence ATGGGAAGAATATTTGAGGTAAGAAAAGCGACCATGTTTGCGCGTTGGGACAGAATGTCCAAGCAGTTTACGCGCATCGGAAAAGAAATTAATATCGCGGTAAAAGCCGGTGGCGGCAACCCGGACACAAATCCTGCGCTGCGTCGTTGCATCCAAAATGCCAAGAGCGTGAATATGCCGAAGGACAGGGTAGAGGCTGCCATTAAAAAAGCATTAGGAAAAGATACGGAGAATTATGAAGAGCATTTATATGAAGGTTACGGACCACATGGCGTAGCCATCCTGGTAGAAACAGCAACAGACAATCCTACGCGCACGGTCGCTAATGTGCGCTCGCATTTCAATAAAGGCGGTGGTTCCTTGGGTACCAACGGAAGTGTAAGTTTCCAGTTTAAAAAAATGGGAACATTCAAACTGAATCCAGAAGGCGTGAATGCAGATGAACTTGAACTCGAACTCATCGATGCCGGTTTGGAAGAGCTTGGCGAAAGTGTTGATGATAATGAAAATGCCATCCTGGTTTTACGTTGTGCGTTTGCCGATTTTGGCAGTTTGCAAAAAGCGCTGGAAGACAAAAATATTACGCCTATCAGCGCAGAGCTGGAATGGATTCCAACGGTTACTGTTCCGGTTACTGATGAACAAGCCGAAGAAATCAGTAAACTGATTGACCGCCTGGAACAGGACGATGACGTAAATAAAGTATTCCATAATATGCAATAA
- a CDS encoding M12 family metallopeptidase, giving the protein MKKLSIKCIYTFLVLFFLFSINSCSKNDLNESSSTTGTNVLNEYTIKFNGKDIKVVKKGDLYFWFDDVAFDEQTFDSLKALEDSLPTQPRSAYTTDIDNYWPNGIVYYTITTGFSNNDLQMINAALNNWSTNTGITFVSRTNQPNYIKIQKVYNQNYGGESEGIGMLGGQQFLYLNDGQFNTTTIIHEIGHSIGFYHEQSRTDRDNYIIIYTQNIESGELSQFETYAQLGEPGANLGTFDWSSVMLYDSYAFSANNSPTMVRKSDNQPFFTTNNTVLSQGDIVSAKNLYGPPFAKIIYYQDDYSDDADAANETIHIEGHYDIGLFSDAACTIPYTLASPKTVTYYLGDYPSGGNKQLNQITISSGQQALTVASFTSDMVYEYGSLTRDNERGDIAFPGKDGFWR; this is encoded by the coding sequence ATGAAAAAGCTATCAATTAAATGTATTTACACATTTCTTGTATTATTCTTCTTATTTTCCATTAATTCTTGTTCAAAAAACGACTTAAATGAGAGTTCTTCAACAACAGGTACAAATGTGTTGAACGAATATACAATTAAGTTTAATGGAAAAGACATCAAAGTGGTCAAAAAGGGAGATTTATATTTTTGGTTTGATGATGTTGCTTTTGATGAGCAAACATTTGATTCACTAAAGGCTCTTGAGGATAGTTTACCCACACAGCCGAGAAGTGCTTATACGACAGATATAGATAATTATTGGCCTAATGGGATTGTATATTATACTATAACAACTGGTTTCTCCAATAATGATTTACAAATGATTAATGCGGCATTAAATAATTGGTCAACTAATACCGGTATTACATTTGTTTCTCGTACAAATCAACCAAACTATATAAAAATCCAAAAAGTATATAATCAAAATTATGGTGGAGAGTCCGAAGGTATCGGAATGTTAGGAGGGCAACAGTTTTTATATTTGAACGATGGGCAATTTAATACTACGACCATTATTCATGAAATTGGACATAGTATTGGTTTTTATCATGAACAATCAAGAACAGACAGGGATAATTACATCATAATTTACACACAGAATATTGAAAGTGGAGAATTGTCTCAGTTTGAAACGTATGCTCAATTGGGAGAGCCGGGTGCAAACCTTGGAACTTTTGATTGGTCTTCTGTAATGTTATATGATTCATACGCATTTTCTGCTAATAATAGTCCGACAATGGTCAGAAAGTCCGACAATCAACCTTTTTTTACTACTAATAATACTGTATTGTCTCAAGGAGATATTGTAAGTGCAAAAAACCTCTATGGTCCCCCATTTGCAAAAATTATATACTATCAAGACGATTATAGTGATGATGCTGATGCAGCTAATGAAACAATTCACATTGAAGGACATTATGATATTGGATTATTTTCTGACGCAGCCTGCACTATTCCCTATACGCTTGCCAGTCCTAAAACTGTAACTTATTATTTAGGAGATTATCCTTCCGGTGGTAATAAGCAATTAAATCAAATAACAATTTCATCTGGACAGCAAGCATTAACTGTTGCATCATTTACATCTGACATGGTATATGAGTATGGGAGTCTTACAAGAGATAACGAAAGAGGAGACATAGCTTTTCCTGGCAAAGATGGTTTTTGGAGATGA